One genomic segment of Candidatus Thermodiscus eudorianus includes these proteins:
- a CDS encoding phosphoesterase, with protein sequence MEDCRVAVIADWDADGVVGAALIYYAQEKRGVFPIDSREKVCLIPAGPRSIVDEIGDRCWEVVVIVDIPYTPEVDAALKALKERCGAKIYYFDHHSSTLTNLAELEEKYGVFGVVGKSSSAVIIKRFLEGMGVRFTQRLNDFVTAVAVLEGGRRWVKEEVSEKLVTIAASISKMLNQTRNREAWIKYVKWVANPLPFEDPGIKLRVDDRVNLLKAGVELSEQADKEIRDTALQLAMSAVNLGYLRFVDARDKWKKRGASALASAIYKIVNVPVALLVEKTDGGRLLVVRSGHGEAMPVIEALYDMGIVVDKGGHGNIAVAKLNDAVTVARLKEALRRAFIEAMRKRSQYQKLLDDRQ encoded by the coding sequence ATGGAGGATTGTAGAGTAGCGGTTATAGCCGACTGGGATGCTGACGGCGTCGTTGGAGCCGCGCTCATATACTATGCCCAGGAGAAGAGGGGCGTGTTTCCCATAGATTCAAGGGAGAAGGTATGCCTCATACCGGCGGGCCCGAGGAGTATCGTTGACGAGATTGGGGATAGGTGCTGGGAGGTAGTCGTTATAGTCGATATACCCTACACGCCCGAGGTAGACGCGGCGCTTAAGGCGTTAAAGGAAAGGTGCGGCGCCAAGATATACTACTTCGACCACCACTCAAGCACGCTGACAAACCTGGCCGAACTAGAGGAGAAGTATGGTGTCTTCGGGGTCGTGGGCAAATCCTCCTCCGCGGTTATAATCAAGAGGTTCCTAGAGGGGATGGGTGTCAGGTTTACGCAGAGGCTCAACGACTTCGTCACGGCCGTAGCGGTCCTGGAAGGAGGTAGAAGGTGGGTCAAGGAGGAAGTCAGCGAGAAACTAGTGACGATCGCAGCTTCGATCTCGAAGATGCTAAATCAAACCCGGAACCGAGAGGCATGGATTAAGTACGTTAAGTGGGTTGCCAACCCCCTGCCCTTCGAAGACCCAGGCATAAAACTCCGGGTAGACGACCGGGTAAACCTGTTGAAGGCCGGCGTGGAGCTCTCGGAACAGGCCGACAAAGAGATACGCGACACCGCTCTCCAACTGGCCATGTCCGCCGTCAACCTAGGCTACTTGAGGTTCGTAGACGCCAGAGACAAGTGGAAGAAGAGGGGCGCCTCGGCTCTAGCCTCCGCGATTTACAAGATAGTGAACGTCCCAGTGGCGTTGCTGGTCGAGAAAACAGACGGGGGCCGGTTACTCGTAGTTAGATCCGGCCACGGAGAGGCGATGCCCGTAATCGAAGCACTCTACGACATGGGTATAGTGGTCGACAAGGGAGGCCACGGCAACATAGCAGTGGCCAAGCTCAACGACGCCGTCACAGTAGCCAGGCTAAAGGAAGCGCTCAGGAGAGCGTTCATAGAAGCAATGAGGAAACGGAGCCAATACCAGAAGCTATTGGACGATCGACAATGA
- a CDS encoding DUF72 domain-containing protein, giving the protein MTRINVKVGTCGFTRSRRLVFAELDIVEVQQTFYDPRVISSLKRIRQEAPEDFEFSIKAWMLVTHKYNAKLWKRLKKPVPGGKEDYGFFQDNKVVAWAWGETINAAEAIGAMIIVLQTPASFKPTEENINRLSTFLSKHWPEGYTLAWEPRGEWWNRRDLLESFNREFGLLIAGDVLRGRTPPPSQDTLYTRLHGLGGSEVNYRYKYTVEDLQRLLDIVRSGRWGLSYVLFNNVFSYEDAVAFKRLYESSILNNP; this is encoded by the coding sequence TTGACGAGGATCAACGTTAAAGTGGGTACCTGTGGTTTTACCAGGTCGCGTAGACTGGTATTCGCCGAGCTAGACATAGTAGAGGTGCAGCAGACCTTCTACGACCCCCGTGTAATCTCGTCTCTAAAACGCATAAGACAGGAGGCTCCGGAGGACTTCGAGTTCAGCATTAAAGCATGGATGCTAGTTACCCACAAGTACAATGCAAAGCTATGGAAAAGACTGAAAAAGCCCGTTCCCGGCGGCAAGGAGGACTATGGCTTCTTCCAGGACAATAAAGTGGTTGCATGGGCTTGGGGAGAGACTATAAACGCGGCAGAGGCGATCGGAGCAATGATAATAGTCCTGCAAACGCCGGCGAGCTTCAAGCCAACGGAAGAAAACATAAACCGTCTATCGACCTTCCTATCAAAGCACTGGCCAGAGGGATATACCCTGGCCTGGGAGCCCCGAGGGGAATGGTGGAATAGGAGGGATCTCCTTGAGAGCTTCAACAGGGAGTTCGGCCTCCTCATCGCTGGCGACGTCTTAAGGGGGCGCACGCCTCCCCCTAGCCAGGATACGCTCTACACGCGTCTCCACGGGCTGGGGGGAAGCGAGGTCAATTACAGGTACAAGTATACAGTAGAGGACCTCCAGAGGCTGCTTGATATAGTCAGGAGTGGCAGGTGGGGGCTCTCGTATGTATTGTTCAACAACGTGTTTTCCTATGAGGACGCAGTCGCGTTTAAGAGACTCTATGAGTCCTCTATCCTAAATAACCCCTAG
- a CDS encoding MBL fold metallo-hydrolase, giving the protein MPLKLRLTGYAYLVLYPGLATPIDAVSVLVVDGEKAVLVDTGSGVEAAVKAIAASLAELGYPRRFSIEIAVNTHGHVNNSGGDWWVHDVLKATIAARPPDSRWIEEGDEDRTAARDYGLRFRGVPVGLVVEGDPYELSLDKITLSMIHTPGHTPGSQSIVVEGEDRLVVVGDALGSLSNKWGSSERDWWRSLDRIKGLDPGILCTSVRCYIGPAAREYLDMVEKEGPSWIDEDQR; this is encoded by the coding sequence GTGCCGCTCAAGTTAAGGCTAACGGGATACGCGTACCTAGTTCTTTACCCAGGCCTGGCCACTCCTATAGACGCCGTGTCAGTCCTGGTAGTCGACGGCGAAAAAGCGGTTCTAGTAGACACTGGGTCCGGCGTCGAGGCCGCGGTTAAGGCGATCGCAGCTTCCCTGGCAGAGCTAGGCTACCCCAGGCGGTTCTCGATCGAGATCGCTGTAAATACGCATGGGCATGTAAATAATTCGGGGGGAGACTGGTGGGTCCACGATGTTCTAAAAGCTACTATAGCAGCTCGCCCACCAGACTCAAGATGGATCGAGGAAGGCGACGAAGATAGGACCGCTGCTAGAGATTATGGACTCCGGTTCCGGGGGGTCCCTGTGGGTTTAGTTGTCGAGGGGGACCCATACGAGTTGAGCCTGGACAAGATCACCCTCTCCATGATACACACCCCAGGTCATACCCCGGGTAGCCAATCAATAGTTGTCGAGGGCGAGGATAGACTTGTAGTCGTCGGAGATGCACTGGGGAGCCTCTCTAACAAGTGGGGGTCTAGCGAGAGGGACTGGTGGAGAAGCCTCGACAGGATCAAGGGATTAGACCCAGGCATACTCTGCACCAGCGTCAGGTGTTATATCGGGCCGGCCGCCAGAGAGTATCTAGACATGGTAGAGAAGGAGGGACCCTCGTGGATTGACGAGGATCAACGTTAA
- a CDS encoding DEAD/DEAH box helicase — MANVFDLLNPSLRKAIERLGYTSPLPIQAKAIPVVLTGSHTLITAPTGSGKTEAALFPVLSMLLDKLDNGVKLKGARVVYITPLRALNRDVALRIARIAEAVGLSVFLRHGDTVQSDRRRFIAKPSPIVVTTPESLNLMLTTAHRERIWGNVEWVIVDEVHELIDSKRGAELSVVLERLQRISKRRIQRIGLSATLSRRSVSEAADMLAFDRRLSIVEDYSTKKYEIKVAIVDGDRYWERAVAKIADLASSVDGSVLVFTNTRGTAEKLASSLAGYLKKKGIGYRVEVHHGSLSRSIREEVERGFRKGEVKILVSTSSMELGIDIGLVDLVVQFMSPRQVIAMTQRAGRAGHSLFEVSRGVIVTSSNIFEILESGVIAVRTEKGHLEDLSLPRNSYDVASHQIAALTIEERSLAVDLIRGVFRGSGSLNGLSDDEIDSILVHLDNVNITRYNPEGGSVRLGRRTLSYFYRVSMIPDELSFHVYDMVTGSRVGDVSEKFVESQLLKQRDTGRFRFVLGGRIWEAVSIDYEKGKIEAVPLVSEDALIPSWEGEIIPVSYRIAREVCSILSLCQHDPEDCRRMLAYRKIPVEWAEKVVKVLRESARSFGEHLLHPYNGILESTGGITILYSCLGSNGNLALALLLSKLLESHVRVEFDYIPYAIVFRSPVGVPCHLVENALLKAREMDDAERLVLLQDAVRRSRTYLIRFIRVAKRMGVVDPDKRLPLDFARRLSDNLRGSVVEVETIREIMQEKADVRALNDYLDNLREVRCVDTGGEPSPLAREVLDNPYIKRDVAVKVSRLAMDKIIESIKKSLSRRSVIMLCLSCGRARRITASEAWRKPRCPYCGSLAIAPLPATEYGERMLQAYEKMRSGSKIRGEERKLVKEVRERASLYLNYAGQGLGRYVVEALMTYGVGPARAKRLLSDLVNKGERFFYEDLLRAMEEYAANRQYWSTRRRIERSG, encoded by the coding sequence ATGGCTAACGTGTTCGACCTGCTCAACCCGTCGCTGAGGAAGGCGATTGAGAGGCTGGGATACACAAGTCCCCTCCCAATCCAAGCCAAGGCTATACCGGTTGTCCTAACCGGTAGCCACACACTCATAACAGCTCCCACGGGGAGCGGGAAGACCGAGGCAGCGCTCTTCCCAGTTCTTTCAATGCTCTTGGACAAGCTCGATAATGGCGTCAAGCTTAAGGGGGCTAGGGTAGTCTATATAACGCCGCTCAGGGCGCTCAACCGCGATGTAGCGCTTCGAATAGCCAGGATAGCCGAGGCGGTTGGGCTAAGCGTATTCCTCAGGCACGGGGACACCGTCCAGTCCGATAGGAGGAGGTTCATAGCTAAGCCATCACCTATAGTTGTGACAACGCCGGAGTCGCTAAACCTAATGCTGACCACGGCTCATAGGGAGAGGATATGGGGTAATGTCGAGTGGGTTATAGTGGATGAGGTACACGAGCTCATAGATAGCAAAAGGGGGGCCGAGCTCTCAGTAGTTCTTGAGCGGTTACAGAGAATCTCCAAGAGGAGGATACAGCGCATCGGCTTGTCGGCTACACTGTCGAGGAGGTCCGTCTCAGAGGCGGCCGATATGCTAGCCTTTGATAGGAGGCTTTCGATAGTGGAGGACTACTCCACGAAGAAATACGAGATCAAGGTCGCTATAGTTGACGGGGACAGGTACTGGGAGAGAGCCGTAGCGAAGATAGCCGATTTAGCTAGTAGTGTTGACGGTTCTGTCCTAGTCTTCACCAACACTAGGGGTACCGCCGAGAAGTTGGCCAGTAGCCTAGCCGGGTATCTCAAGAAGAAGGGGATTGGCTATAGAGTCGAGGTACACCACGGGAGCCTATCGCGTAGTATCCGGGAAGAAGTGGAACGAGGTTTCAGAAAAGGCGAGGTCAAGATACTGGTCTCTACATCAAGCATGGAGCTGGGTATTGATATAGGTCTAGTAGACCTGGTAGTGCAATTCATGTCGCCCCGGCAGGTAATTGCTATGACTCAGAGAGCCGGGCGAGCAGGTCATAGCCTGTTTGAAGTGAGCAGGGGGGTGATAGTTACATCCTCTAATATATTCGAGATCCTTGAGTCGGGCGTGATAGCTGTTAGGACGGAGAAGGGCCACCTAGAGGATCTAAGCTTGCCTCGCAACTCCTACGATGTGGCCTCTCACCAGATCGCGGCGCTGACCATAGAGGAGAGATCGCTGGCCGTCGACTTGATAAGAGGGGTTTTCCGGGGCTCTGGTTCCCTGAACGGGTTAAGCGACGACGAGATAGACTCTATACTGGTTCACCTCGACAACGTTAATATAACACGCTATAACCCCGAGGGCGGCAGCGTGAGGCTTGGTAGAAGGACGCTCTCATACTTTTACAGGGTATCAATGATACCAGACGAGCTATCATTCCACGTATACGATATGGTAACCGGCTCCAGGGTGGGAGACGTCAGCGAGAAATTCGTAGAGTCACAGCTCCTAAAACAACGCGACACCGGTAGATTCCGCTTTGTCCTAGGCGGTAGGATCTGGGAGGCGGTATCAATAGACTACGAGAAGGGTAAAATTGAGGCAGTCCCTCTGGTATCGGAGGATGCGCTGATCCCCTCATGGGAGGGCGAGATCATACCTGTGAGCTACAGAATCGCGAGGGAAGTCTGCTCCATACTCTCGCTGTGCCAGCACGACCCCGAGGACTGTCGTAGAATGCTTGCCTACAGGAAGATACCTGTAGAGTGGGCGGAGAAGGTTGTAAAGGTACTCAGGGAGTCTGCCAGGTCCTTCGGAGAGCATCTGTTGCACCCCTATAATGGTATTCTAGAGTCTACTGGTGGCATCACCATATTGTATTCTTGCCTCGGCAGCAATGGAAACCTAGCGCTGGCCCTCCTACTATCTAAGCTACTGGAGAGTCATGTGAGGGTAGAGTTCGACTACATTCCCTACGCCATAGTATTCCGCTCGCCAGTAGGCGTTCCATGTCATCTCGTAGAGAATGCCCTGCTCAAAGCCAGAGAGATGGACGACGCCGAGAGGCTGGTCCTCCTCCAGGACGCCGTCAGGAGGTCTCGCACGTACTTGATCCGCTTCATCCGCGTCGCTAAGAGAATGGGCGTCGTTGACCCTGATAAGAGGCTTCCACTGGATTTCGCCAGGCGCCTATCCGACAACCTCAGGGGGAGCGTTGTTGAGGTAGAGACCATCAGGGAGATTATGCAGGAGAAAGCAGATGTACGCGCGTTAAATGACTACCTGGATAACCTGAGAGAGGTTAGATGCGTGGATACGGGAGGGGAGCCCTCGCCACTCGCAAGGGAGGTCCTGGACAACCCCTATATCAAGAGAGACGTCGCCGTTAAGGTTTCGAGGCTGGCTATGGACAAGATAATCGAGTCGATCAAGAAGAGCCTGTCCAGGAGAAGCGTCATAATGCTATGCCTCTCATGTGGGAGGGCGAGGAGGATAACGGCGTCAGAGGCGTGGCGTAAGCCCAGGTGCCCCTACTGCGGGTCCCTCGCAATAGCGCCTCTACCAGCTACCGAGTACGGCGAGAGAATGCTTCAAGCCTATGAGAAAATGAGGAGTGGCTCTAAGATACGGGGCGAGGAGAGGAAACTCGTCAAGGAGGTCCGTGAGAGGGCGTCGCTATACCTTAACTACGCTGGCCAAGGCCTGGGCAGGTATGTGGTAGAGGCTCTAATGACCTATGGTGTTGGCCCGGCTCGGGCGAAGAGGCTTCTATCGGATCTCGTGAATAAGGGCGAGCGGTTCTTCTACGAGGACCTCTTGAGGGCCATGGAGGAATACGCTGCTAACCGGCAGTATTGGAGTACGAGAAGGAGGATTGAAAGGAGCGGTTGA
- a CDS encoding AbrB/MazE/SpoVT family DNA-binding domain-containing protein, whose protein sequence is MRLTSLAKIDSKGRVTIPQTIREALDIEPGMIVVLLADLDRREIIISPISASSKYIYEIEVEMMDKPGALAMLTQKLAEMHIDIVATRCAAISRGESGNCTVIVDVSKAKAGIEDVKRALEELDVVTLVRIRSFEAFTQ, encoded by the coding sequence ATGAGACTGACCTCTCTGGCCAAGATAGATTCGAAGGGCAGGGTAACAATACCCCAGACTATCAGAGAGGCGCTAGACATAGAGCCCGGGATGATAGTAGTCCTACTAGCCGACCTGGACCGGAGGGAGATAATTATCTCCCCCATATCGGCGTCAAGCAAATACATCTACGAGATCGAAGTAGAGATGATGGATAAACCAGGAGCGCTAGCCATGCTAACGCAAAAACTAGCGGAAATGCACATAGATATAGTAGCGACTAGGTGCGCTGCCATCTCCAGAGGGGAGAGCGGGAATTGTACAGTGATCGTAGACGTGTCCAAGGCCAAGGCAGGCATAGAGGACGTTAAGAGGGCGTTGGAAGAGCTAGACGTGGTTACGCTGGTAAGGATTAGGAGTTTTGAAGCATTTACCCAGTAG
- a CDS encoding valine--tRNA ligase has translation MDLKPRISEKRWSVEYEKELIEQWEKEGLYKPSYDTSDERPILVVDTPPPYASGKWHVAGTAHYAQIDMIARYFRLKGYNVVVPFYADRNGLPVEVQVEKTHNVYAHEMAKTPEGRQKFLELCKEFLDKAEGEIVKVWRRIGCSFDYWRDGTDSPTYRTLTQASFIELYKRGLIYEDSRPVRWCPRCRTTLAEAEVEYRVEEGFLYYIKYKLSDTGEDLIVATTRPELLAGCAALAYNPSDERYKGLKGRKAIAPIYNHEVEIIEHPAVDPSYGTGLMMICSFGDEEDVRLFSELGLKPKWLINPDGTMREEAGPIAGLPVDKARERIVELLEEKGLLVKKERITHKVPICWRCKTPLQIIYRKEYFLKQLDYKDKIKEIAGTIDFKPEMHRRKLYDWIDSITMDWPISRDRYYATEIPIWTCKKCGAKLVPEPGKYYRPWIDEPPWDSCPRCGAPKEYLEGEKRVFDTWFDSSISVLYVTRWMRDEAFFKRAFKNTLRPQGQDIIRTWLYYSLLRVYQLTGKRAFRWVRITGMGLDPKGRPMHKSLGNVIDPDPVVEMYGADAFRFWSAIAAKLGYDYRFDENKIKTGRNFVTKIWNLARFVSAFPEPESAELTLADKAFIALQDKYLVEIDEAYAGLDVFDPTQKSYEFIWDIYAAHYVELAKNRAYNREGVYTVEEQKSAWAALHLMLRRSLIALSPIMPFVTDYAFRKLYGASVHVQSYPTPVFEDQEREELAKLALGIIEFNKVIWAYKRDRGLKLVQPVNNVVFYVPASLSTAVKDLEAMHKVRINVYEGEPPAGASSLGGGFYIVETS, from the coding sequence ATGGATCTTAAACCTAGGATAAGTGAGAAGAGATGGTCCGTAGAATATGAGAAAGAGCTTATAGAGCAGTGGGAGAAGGAGGGCCTATACAAGCCCTCCTATGATACAAGCGATGAGAGGCCCATCCTAGTTGTGGACACGCCTCCACCCTATGCTAGTGGAAAGTGGCATGTAGCGGGGACGGCCCATTATGCCCAGATAGACATGATAGCCCGTTACTTCAGGCTCAAGGGATACAATGTGGTAGTACCGTTCTACGCCGATAGGAATGGTCTACCAGTCGAGGTACAGGTCGAGAAGACCCACAACGTCTACGCGCATGAGATGGCTAAGACCCCCGAAGGCAGGCAAAAGTTCCTCGAACTCTGCAAGGAGTTCCTAGACAAGGCCGAGGGTGAGATCGTCAAGGTCTGGAGGAGGATCGGGTGCTCCTTCGACTACTGGCGAGACGGGACCGACAGCCCCACATACAGGACTCTGACCCAGGCCTCCTTCATCGAACTGTACAAGAGAGGCCTAATCTACGAGGACTCTCGACCAGTGCGCTGGTGTCCCCGGTGTAGAACCACCCTAGCCGAGGCTGAAGTGGAGTACAGGGTCGAGGAGGGGTTCCTGTACTATATAAAGTATAAGCTCTCTGATACAGGCGAGGACTTGATCGTCGCCACGACAAGACCGGAATTGCTGGCTGGATGCGCCGCCCTAGCCTATAATCCGAGCGACGAACGGTATAAGGGTCTGAAGGGTAGGAAAGCGATAGCCCCCATATACAATCACGAGGTCGAGATAATAGAGCACCCCGCGGTGGATCCAAGCTATGGAACAGGGCTTATGATGATATGTAGCTTCGGCGACGAGGAAGACGTCAGGCTGTTCAGCGAGCTGGGCTTGAAGCCCAAGTGGCTGATAAACCCGGATGGCACTATGAGGGAAGAGGCGGGTCCCATAGCAGGGCTCCCCGTTGATAAAGCCAGGGAGAGGATAGTAGAGCTGCTTGAGGAGAAGGGCCTTCTGGTGAAGAAAGAGAGGATCACCCACAAAGTCCCCATTTGCTGGCGTTGCAAGACGCCGCTGCAGATTATATACAGGAAGGAGTATTTCTTAAAACAGCTAGATTATAAGGATAAAATTAAGGAGATCGCTGGGACCATAGACTTCAAGCCCGAAATGCACAGGAGAAAACTCTACGATTGGATAGATAGTATAACAATGGACTGGCCCATATCAAGGGACAGATACTACGCGACAGAAATACCCATATGGACCTGTAAAAAGTGCGGTGCAAAGCTAGTCCCAGAACCCGGGAAGTACTACAGGCCGTGGATAGACGAACCACCCTGGGACTCCTGTCCACGCTGTGGGGCGCCGAAGGAATACCTTGAAGGGGAGAAGCGCGTGTTCGACACGTGGTTTGATTCCAGTATCAGCGTACTCTACGTTACACGCTGGATGAGGGACGAGGCCTTCTTCAAGAGAGCCTTCAAGAACACGCTGAGGCCGCAGGGCCAGGACATAATCCGGACCTGGCTCTACTATAGCCTGTTAAGGGTCTATCAGTTGACTGGTAAAAGGGCGTTTAGATGGGTTAGGATAACCGGTATGGGCTTGGACCCCAAGGGTCGCCCGATGCATAAATCCCTGGGCAATGTAATCGACCCGGACCCGGTCGTGGAGATGTATGGAGCAGACGCGTTCAGGTTCTGGTCTGCTATCGCGGCTAAGCTAGGCTATGACTATAGATTTGACGAGAACAAGATAAAGACTGGTAGGAACTTCGTGACAAAGATATGGAACCTCGCTAGGTTTGTATCAGCCTTCCCCGAACCGGAGTCAGCAGAGCTAACACTAGCGGATAAGGCCTTCATAGCCCTGCAGGACAAGTACCTAGTAGAGATCGACGAGGCATATGCCGGTTTAGATGTATTCGACCCAACACAGAAGTCATACGAGTTCATCTGGGACATATACGCAGCTCACTACGTAGAGCTAGCCAAGAACAGGGCATACAACAGAGAGGGCGTTTACACGGTAGAGGAGCAAAAGAGCGCATGGGCCGCACTACACTTAATGCTTAGAAGAAGCCTAATAGCACTCTCTCCAATAATGCCCTTCGTGACAGACTACGCCTTCAGGAAACTCTATGGAGCGAGTGTACACGTCCAGAGCTATCCAACCCCGGTGTTCGAGGACCAAGAGAGAGAGGAGCTGGCAAAACTAGCTCTCGGCATAATCGAGTTTAACAAGGTTATCTGGGCCTACAAGAGGGACCGGGGCCTAAAACTAGTACAGCCAGTCAACAACGTAGTATTCTATGTTCCAGCCTCTCTAAGCACAGCTGTCAAGGATCTTGAGGCTATGCACAAGGTTAGGATCAATGTCTACGAGGGCGAGCCTCCGGCAGGAGCCTCCAGTCTAGGCGGAGGCTTCTATATAGTCGAGACCAGCTAA
- a CDS encoding Lrp/AsnC ligand binding domain-containing protein: MAYVLVRTDIGGEYDVANFARSLKPSVTEALVTYGSYDVVVRLEVSDMAELDEIVTKIRKHPLVRETITLVSSV, translated from the coding sequence GTGGCCTACGTTTTAGTCAGGACTGATATAGGGGGAGAATATGATGTTGCGAACTTCGCGAGGTCTCTGAAGCCCTCGGTTACCGAGGCACTTGTAACGTATGGTAGCTATGATGTGGTTGTGAGATTGGAAGTAAGTGATATGGCCGAGCTGGACGAGATAGTGACTAAGATCAGGAAGCACCCGCTGGTCAGGGAGACGATAACGCTAGTCTCCAGCGTCTAG
- a CDS encoding mRNA surveillance protein Pelota, which translates to MIVDVIDRRRERLKVKPESEEDLWVLKTVLRPGDYVTGRTFRDVARGGRGEKEKRPITVKLVVKQVEFQPFTGKLRVFGVIVEGPEEYGVKGKHQSILVTPGTELIIERRGGWPQKTLEKLKSAGPRGRAVIAAVDYDEYAIAVLSVHGIKLVIDTHTRLPGKEDPSREQELDRLVNEVARRIVDTASTYDARIVVVAGPGALKGLVADKVKVLSRNLHVVVDDVSMGGRSGIEEALRRPTIWSALREYTITEAEQLLAEVLKDASRGGERIAMGPKEVYLLAKMGAVERVIVVDSIIYSIDDETRETVTEALEEIENRGGHIVIVPEDSPIGERVRMMGGIIALLRFNVPAAARSLDAGD; encoded by the coding sequence TTGATAGTAGATGTAATTGATAGGCGAAGGGAGCGTTTAAAGGTGAAGCCGGAATCCGAGGAGGACCTCTGGGTTCTGAAGACGGTGCTTAGACCCGGCGACTATGTTACGGGGAGGACGTTCCGTGACGTTGCCAGAGGTGGTAGAGGTGAGAAGGAGAAGAGGCCTATAACCGTTAAACTAGTTGTTAAACAAGTAGAGTTCCAGCCCTTCACGGGAAAACTTAGAGTCTTCGGTGTAATCGTCGAGGGACCCGAAGAGTATGGTGTAAAGGGAAAGCACCAGTCGATCCTAGTAACGCCGGGCACCGAGTTAATAATAGAGAGGAGGGGTGGTTGGCCCCAGAAGACTTTAGAGAAGCTCAAGAGCGCGGGTCCAAGGGGCAGAGCCGTCATAGCCGCGGTTGACTACGACGAATACGCGATAGCGGTCCTATCCGTTCACGGGATCAAGCTCGTAATAGACACGCACACCAGGCTACCGGGCAAGGAGGATCCCTCTAGAGAGCAAGAGCTTGATAGACTTGTCAACGAGGTCGCCAGGCGCATAGTGGATACAGCCTCCACCTACGATGCCAGGATAGTCGTTGTAGCCGGGCCCGGCGCGCTGAAAGGTCTAGTGGCCGATAAGGTCAAGGTCCTGTCGAGGAACCTCCATGTCGTGGTTGATGACGTCTCAATGGGCGGCCGCAGCGGTATAGAGGAGGCCCTCCGCAGACCTACCATATGGTCTGCCCTGAGAGAGTATACCATAACGGAGGCTGAGCAGCTACTAGCGGAGGTCCTCAAGGACGCGTCCAGGGGTGGAGAACGCATAGCCATGGGGCCCAAGGAAGTGTACTTGCTAGCTAAGATGGGCGCCGTCGAGAGAGTCATCGTGGTTGACTCTATAATCTACTCCATAGACGACGAGACCCGGGAAACTGTTACAGAAGCACTTGAAGAGATAGAGAATCGTGGAGGACATATAGTGATCGTGCCCGAGGACTCGCCTATCGGCGAGAGGGTTAGAATGATGGGCGGCATCATAGCATTGCTGAGGTTTAATGTGCCAGCCGCTGCTAGATCTCTAGACGCTGGAGACTAG
- a CDS encoding DNA polymerase sliding clamp: MTVRVVHPAPVKFKYITQTLAKINDEGDLFFSLEGLVAYLMSPDKTSLAVLRAPITAFDEYSVDDEVVIRLRTDELNKIVRRATRNDALVFELESGGDTLKIVLEDRKTGISRTFYLPVTLLEAREIKEPRMEGKARFILEADDFKSMIQDAKIVGDVLELRATKEEVIARAAGEEKEYEWIMKEGDPLLSLNVAEESTSSYTLNSLQALTKPTGAAESVTVEFENDYPLRATFTFPNAEKLIIYAAPALG, from the coding sequence TTGACGGTCAGGGTAGTACATCCAGCACCGGTCAAATTCAAGTACATAACCCAGACGCTAGCTAAGATCAATGACGAGGGAGACCTATTCTTCTCCCTAGAAGGCCTCGTAGCGTACCTCATGAGCCCCGATAAAACCAGTCTAGCGGTGCTGAGAGCGCCTATAACAGCCTTTGACGAGTACAGTGTAGACGATGAGGTCGTGATAAGGCTACGTACTGATGAGTTAAACAAAATCGTCAGAAGGGCCACGCGGAATGACGCCCTCGTCTTCGAACTTGAGTCGGGAGGCGATACCTTGAAGATCGTCCTGGAGGATAGGAAGACTGGCATCTCAAGGACCTTCTACCTTCCAGTTACTTTACTGGAGGCCAGGGAGATAAAGGAGCCAAGGATGGAGGGGAAAGCTAGGTTCATACTAGAAGCCGATGATTTCAAGAGTATGATCCAGGACGCCAAGATAGTTGGAGACGTCCTGGAGCTCAGGGCCACGAAGGAAGAGGTAATCGCGAGGGCCGCCGGGGAGGAGAAAGAGTACGAGTGGATAATGAAGGAGGGGGATCCATTGCTTAGCTTGAACGTAGCGGAGGAGTCGACTTCATCATATACGCTAAACAGCCTGCAGGCCCTGACAAAGCCTACCGGAGCCGCCGAGAGTGTAACGGTCGAGTTCGAAAACGACTATCCCCTGAGGGCGACCTTTACGTTCCCAAACGCCGAGAAACTGATTATCTACGCCGCGCCCGCCCTCGGCTAG
- a CDS encoding iron-sulfur cluster assembly protein produces MGIFSRFLKPSSQERPRVAQSPFMKKRIDEALAALSKVVVPGYDVDIVSSGVVTRIRVSTDGSRIIVFLDYTGSNPGCSFCRFLNDRIWGKIIGDAKRHLEEAGFKESFFLDAVTGAPIVTT; encoded by the coding sequence TTGGGTATCTTCAGCAGGTTCCTGAAACCTAGCTCCCAAGAGAGGCCCAGGGTAGCGCAGAGTCCATTTATGAAGAAGAGGATTGACGAGGCCCTGGCCGCGCTCTCGAAAGTGGTAGTGCCAGGCTATGATGTTGATATCGTCTCAAGCGGTGTAGTCACCCGGATCAGGGTAAGTACTGATGGATCCCGAATAATTGTATTCCTGGACTATACAGGGTCAAACCCCGGCTGTAGCTTCTGCAGGTTCCTAAACGACAGGATATGGGGCAAAATCATAGGTGATGCAAAGCGGCATCTTGAGGAGGCCGGGTTCAAGGAGTCGTTTTTCCTAGATGCAGTGACTGGTGCACCGATAGTGACAACATAG